Within Sulfurirhabdus autotrophica, the genomic segment TTTGAGTGTTGCAATATTGTTAGGCGCTGCAGAAACGGCCAAAAGGTCCCCTTTTTTTGGCGCCTTGATTATTGCATTGCCAATCACTTCGATGCTTTCCATGGTTTGGTTGTACTGGGATACGCAGGATTCAGCCAGGGTAAGTGAATTTGCCCGGGATATTTTTTATTTGGTGCCACCCTCACTGCTTTTTTTTGTTCCGTTCGTATTTTCCTCCCGTACACATTTATCTTTTTGGCAGAATTTTATAATTGGCACACTATTTATGGTTGTGGCAATGCTATTGATCAAGTTTCTGATAAAATAGCGGCAAAATTGTTCAAAGGAATAAGAAATGACTTACGTAGTAACTGAATCCTGTATCAAGTGCAAATACACTGATTGTGTTGATGTTTGTCCAGTGGATTGCTTCCGTGAAGGACCAAACTTCCTCACCATAGATCCGGAGGAATGTATTGATTGCACTTTGTGCGTGGCTGAATGCCCGGTAGAGGCCATATTTGCCGAGGATGATGTGCCGGAAAACCAGCTTCATTTTATCGCGCTGAACGCTGAATTATCCAAGAACTGGAAACCCATCATTGAACGTAAAGACGCTCCTTCTGATGCTGATCAATGGGCTGAAGTGACAGATAAGTTGCATCTGCTGGAGCGCTAAACCTGAATGGGCTGAAGAGGGTAACAGACCTTCGTCAGCTTCAGTAATTTTTTAGAACGACATTACTCTCGCAGCCGAAGCATCAGTATTTTCATAGTCTATAATGGTATTTTCCAGATGTATTTGGAGGAATACCATAATGAAACATGCGTTTTTAGTGAATCATCGACAACTTCCCTCCCATAACGCTGAAAATAAAGTTGTGCAGTGGCATGTGTTCCGAGATGCCAAACAGGCAGATGAGTATGCTGACCACATTTTTCTTGGTGATGGTCAATCAATTGTTGGCGGCTTTGATGAAGACAGTATTGGTGAACTCTGGTGGGTTGGGGTTGAAGTGGCTGACCTGTCTATATGGGGAAATCGCTCTGCAGTGAATAAACACGCTCAGTTGTGAGCTCAGATTGGCCCTTGGTTTATTTGATATTTTCATGAAGCGTTTACTATTACGTGGGTGCTTTCAGAATCGATGTAAATTGCAATCGCTGTACTTCATATATTTCTTCTCTTTAAAAGTTACTCTGGCAATAATTTGCCGAATGACTATCTCGTTCTGCTGGAATGGCTGTCCCGCATTGCCTCAAGTCCTGTAATTATTCATTGAATTTGTGTTGGCATCTCCTATACTGAAAAAGCAACAAATCAGTAGCAATATAGTTTCTATTTTCAAGGAGATGGTAATGTTTAGATTGACAATGGTTGCAGCAATGATTTCAGGCCTTGTTGCAACGTCAGCTTGGGCCGAAGATCAGCAAACCCAGCAAAAAGAGCAAGGTGCCACCAAGCCGCAAGTGAAGCAGCAGGAAAAGGTGCGTGAACAGACTCAAGACAAAATTTATGGGTCTCAATTAATGAATAACACGGAGCGCATGGAATATCGTAACAAGATGCGCAATACAAAGACACAGGAAGAGCGGGAGCAGCTCCGGCTTGAGCACCATAAACAAATGCAGGAACGTGCTAAGGCAAAAGGAGTGACTTTGCCGGATGAGCCGCCTATGTCTGGTGGAGGTATGGGACCCGGTGGTGGAATGGGTCCAGCGAGTGGAGGTATGGGACCTGGCGGTGGTATGGGTCCAGCAGGTGGTGGTATGGGACCTGGCGGTGGAATGGGGCCCGGTGGCGGTAAGCGTTAAACGAAATATAGGACTAAGCCCGCTTTATAGCGGGCTTCTTTTTTGCATTGGCGCACCAATGTGAGGCATGAAGTGTTGGCTGCGCACCATCTTCTTGCGTTGTTCTATCCTGGCAGTGGATGCGTATTTGTAACTTGTTGTTTTTACAAAGATTGAATTCTGGCATGACCATTGCTTATAACTTTGGTATTAAGTCAGGAGAAGTAATAGTGCAGTTTAAATCGACATGCTGTTATTGCGGAGTAGGTTGCGGTGTCATTATTGAAACCGATGGCCAGCGCGTTGTGGGTGTTAAGGGTGATCTGGATCATCCTGCAAATTTTGGGCGGTTATGTACGAAAGGGGCGACATTACATCTGGCAGTAGCGCAAAACGACACGCGAGCATTATTTCCAGAGGTGAGAGAAGGCAAGCTTCAGATCAGGGAAACCGCTAGCTGGGATCGTGCGCTTGATGCGGCAGCAGATAAATTTGCGGCCATTATTAAAGAGCATGGCCCTGACGCCGTTGCTTTTTATATTTCCGGACAGTTGTTGACTGAAGATTATTACGTTTTCAATAAGCTGGCTAAAGGATTGATTGGCACGAATAACGTTGATACCAATTCGCGCTTGTGTATGTCATCTGCAGTAACAGGCTATAAATCGACACTCGGGATGGATGCGCCCCCAGCCAGTTATGAGGATATAGACCATGCGAAATGTATTTTCATCGCGGGTTCAAATACGGCTTTTGCGCATCCGGTTATTTTTCGTCGTATTGAAGATGCACGGGCCAAAAATCCTGATCTTAGATTAATTGTTGTTGATCCGCGTAAAACAGACACTGCCCAAAGTGCTGATCTGTTCCTCCCTATTCTTCCGGGCACGGATGTTGCCCTGTTTAATGGCATGCTACATGTCATGCTATGGGAAGGTTTGTGTGATATGGCTTATATCCGTGCACATACGGAAGGATTTGACGAGCTGAAAGAAACGGTGCGCGAATACACCCCTCAGGCAGTAGCGCAAATGTGTGGGATCGAGCCGGAGTCGATTATTCAGGCAGCGAAATGGTTTGGTGAATCAGGTGCCACACTCTCTTTCTATTGTCAGGGACTCAATCAGTCCAGTCACGGTACAGACAAAAATGGTGCGCTGATTAACTTGCATCTGGCGACAGGTCAAATCGGCAAACCTGGTGCGGGCCCTTTTTCGCTGACGGGTCAGGCAAATGCCATGGGTGGCCGTGAAGTAGGCGGCATGGCGAACTTGCTATCTGCTCATCGCAGTCTTGATAATCCCGTACACAGGCAGGAAATGGCTAATCTGTGGGGCGTGGATTCTGTACCTGAAAACCCTGGAAAAAGTGCGGTAGAGCTCTTTGAGGCGCTGCATAAAGGGGAAATCAAGGCGGTCTGGATTGCCTGTACTAACCCCGCACATTCCATGCCAAATCAAACGCTGGTGCGTGAAGCATTAGAACGCGCGGAATTGGTGGTGTTGCAAGAGGCGTATCGCAATACGGATACTGCAGCGTATGCCGATATTTTATTGCCGGCAGCGAGCTGGTCTGAAAAAGAAGGGACGGTTACAAATTCTGAACGTTGTATCACGCACGTCATTCCAGCCGTCAATGCACCTGGTGATGCGCGGCCGGACTGGGAAATTATGGTGGACTTTGCTCGTCGTCTCGGGCAAAGGCTGGGGAAAGTCGATGCTGAGACGTTGTTCCCTTATCAGAATGTTGAAGAGGTGTTCAATGAGCATCGTGAAACCACGCGGGGGCGTGATCTGGATATTACAGGTCTGTCTTATGCCCTGCTAGATCAAAAGGGGCCGCAACAATGGCCGTTTCCTGAGGGTGCAACTCAGGGCAAAGTGCGTTTATACGAAGAGGGCGTTTTTCCAACGGCAAGCGGACATGCTCGTTTTGCCAATGCGCAATATTTGCAGACTGCAGAGCAAACTGATGCGCGCTATCCGTTGCACTTGAACACAGGACGATTGCGAGATCAGTGGCATAGCATGAGCCGAACCGGCTCGGTAGCACGTCTGTTTAATCATGCACAGGAGCCTGTGGTGTCAATGCATGCAGATGATATGCACCGTAGAGGATTGAAAGACGGGGATATTGTTCGTGTAAAAAGCCGTCGGGGTGAGTTGGTTATTCGTGTTCAGACTTCGATTGAAATGCGTGTATCCCAAGTGTTTATTCCCATGCATTGGGGCGGTCAGTTTATGAATGGCGCAGGCAGCAATGCATTGACTACGAGCAGCTTTGACCCGGTCTCAAAACAGCCTGAATTGAAACATGCTGCCGTTCAGGTGGAAAAACTGGAT encodes:
- the fdxA gene encoding ferredoxin FdxA → MTYVVTESCIKCKYTDCVDVCPVDCFREGPNFLTIDPEECIDCTLCVAECPVEAIFAEDDVPENQLHFIALNAELSKNWKPIIERKDAPSDADQWAEVTDKLHLLER
- a CDS encoding nitrate reductase; translated protein: MTIAYNFGIKSGEVIVQFKSTCCYCGVGCGVIIETDGQRVVGVKGDLDHPANFGRLCTKGATLHLAVAQNDTRALFPEVREGKLQIRETASWDRALDAAADKFAAIIKEHGPDAVAFYISGQLLTEDYYVFNKLAKGLIGTNNVDTNSRLCMSSAVTGYKSTLGMDAPPASYEDIDHAKCIFIAGSNTAFAHPVIFRRIEDARAKNPDLRLIVVDPRKTDTAQSADLFLPILPGTDVALFNGMLHVMLWEGLCDMAYIRAHTEGFDELKETVREYTPQAVAQMCGIEPESIIQAAKWFGESGATLSFYCQGLNQSSHGTDKNGALINLHLATGQIGKPGAGPFSLTGQANAMGGREVGGMANLLSAHRSLDNPVHRQEMANLWGVDSVPENPGKSAVELFEALHKGEIKAVWIACTNPAHSMPNQTLVREALERAELVVLQEAYRNTDTAAYADILLPAASWSEKEGTVTNSERCITHVIPAVNAPGDARPDWEIMVDFARRLGQRLGKVDAETLFPYQNVEEVFNEHRETTRGRDLDITGLSYALLDQKGPQQWPFPEGATQGKVRLYEEGVFPTASGHARFANAQYLQTAEQTDARYPLHLNTGRLRDQWHSMSRTGSVARLFNHAQEPVVSMHADDMHRRGLKDGDIVRVKSRRGELVIRVQTSIEMRVSQVFIPMHWGGQFMNGAGSNALTTSSFDPVSKQPELKHAAVQVEKLDYGWNMVMMRRGNVVALMEKIQPYLARFDYARCGLYGRDEPVLVVHVANTAAADESLILEMDRLLELDDDSQSMIYVDQKRGISKRVLVVGQQIEGVRLTGETAAKDWLKDLMAQNVSAEYIRAWALAPVSVPPAGGKNRGRIVCNCKDVSEKEILEALAKGADLETLKEQLKCGTDCGSCVPELKRMVACNETIAEGISE